One window of Thermocoleostomius sinensis A174 genomic DNA carries:
- the rsgA gene encoding small ribosomal subunit biogenesis GTPase RsgA, translating into MSAEFIDSFDVSAEEKQTVAPSQAIFTSSSVSPELNAQPSELVDSSRILGTVLAVQANFYWVQLDQTQPPDRPSSTFLTATSQSPIPTTHLLCTRRTRLKKIGQQVMVGDRVEIEDPDWAGGRGAIAQVFPRKTQLDRPPIANVDQILLVFALAEPMLDPCQLSRFLVKAESTGLAICLCLSKRDLVPLEDAQQWCDRLRTWGYEPLLISLLDETGLETVPARLNQQTTVVSGPSGVGKSSLINRLIPKADLRVGAVSGKLGRGRHTTRHVELFQLPTGGLLADTPGFNQPDLDCAPAELAYYFPEARQRLATARCQFGDCLHRDEPNCAVRGDWERYDYYLMFLDEVLVRQEAIDQTRDAESTTKVKIRGDGQLQTEPKLATKKYRRPSRRKQKQQLQDLYSEINNEMDTDEEDIDEDRLS; encoded by the coding sequence ATGAGTGCTGAGTTTATCGATTCGTTCGATGTCTCTGCCGAAGAGAAGCAGACGGTTGCGCCTTCTCAGGCTATCTTTACTAGCTCATCAGTTTCCCCAGAGCTTAACGCTCAGCCCTCGGAATTAGTAGACTCATCACGGATATTGGGCACAGTATTAGCAGTGCAAGCCAATTTTTACTGGGTACAGCTAGATCAGACACAGCCCCCCGATCGCCCCTCTTCCACCTTCCTGACCGCTACTTCCCAATCCCCAATCCCTACTACTCACTTGCTTTGTACCCGTCGCACCCGCTTAAAAAAAATTGGTCAGCAGGTGATGGTAGGCGATCGGGTAGAAATTGAAGATCCAGACTGGGCAGGTGGACGTGGCGCTATTGCGCAGGTTTTTCCTCGAAAAACTCAGCTTGATCGGCCGCCCATTGCCAACGTTGATCAAATTTTGCTGGTGTTTGCCCTAGCAGAACCCATGCTTGATCCGTGTCAACTTAGCCGATTTTTAGTCAAAGCCGAATCGACTGGATTAGCCATCTGTCTCTGCCTCAGTAAACGGGATCTAGTGCCGCTAGAGGATGCGCAGCAGTGGTGCGATCGATTGAGAACATGGGGCTATGAACCGCTGCTAATTAGCTTACTGGATGAAACCGGATTAGAAACCGTACCAGCCCGACTAAATCAACAAACGACAGTGGTATCGGGGCCATCGGGAGTGGGGAAATCCAGCTTGATTAATCGCCTTATTCCCAAGGCTGATTTGCGCGTAGGAGCAGTCTCTGGCAAGTTGGGTCGCGGTCGGCATACCACTCGCCATGTTGAACTATTTCAACTGCCGACGGGCGGACTGTTGGCAGATACCCCCGGCTTTAACCAACCCGATTTAGATTGTGCTCCGGCTGAGCTAGCCTACTATTTTCCAGAAGCTCGTCAGCGCTTAGCCACGGCAAGGTGTCAATTTGGCGATTGTCTGCATCGCGATGAACCCAATTGTGCGGTGCGAGGCGACTGGGAACGCTATGACTACTACCTAATGTTTCTAGACGAAGTATTGGTACGGCAAGAGGCGATCGATCAAACCCGGGATGCAGAATCAACCACAAAAGTTAAAATTCGAGGTGACGGGCAATTGCAAACCGAACCCAAATTGGCGACCAAAAAATATCGCCGTCCATCGCGCCGTAAGCAGAAGCAACAGTTACAGGATTTGTATTCTGAGATAAATAATGAGATGGATACAGATGAAGAAGATATCGATGAAGACAGACTCAGCTAG
- a CDS encoding sulfurtransferase TusA family protein, with translation MMSDAQLDLRGTPCPLNFVRTKLRLDRMAPGSVLEVWLDPGEPIEQVPDSLKMEGYTIEQLEDRSDFFALLVRRP, from the coding sequence ATGATGTCTGATGCCCAACTCGATTTACGGGGTACACCTTGCCCGCTGAACTTTGTGCGGACAAAACTCCGGCTAGACCGCATGGCTCCTGGGTCAGTGCTAGAAGTATGGCTTGATCCAGGAGAACCAATCGAACAAGTTCCAGACAGCTTAAAAATGGAAGGATATACGATCGAACAACTTGAAGACCGATCGGATTTCTTTGCCTTGCTGGTTCGTCGTCCCTAA